TTTAATGAAATAGTGAGAATTAAagacgaaaataatttttgtgaaataGAGAACATTCtatttctctcaaaatttttcttcttatatttttctttcaataaaaaaatcgtACCAACATTAATATGCAGTTTTGATGTGCCAAATCATTTGTACGTAAACGGTAAAAGGATCGGGATCGTCATTTTTAAGTCAACGAAGTTGCAGTAGAGGGGGGATTGATGGCCGGTGCTGCAAATGAAATACCAGCTTGCATTGcaaaactataaattaatataattaacgTGGTacctcatatttatttttaaataaataaaaaatttataatatgatataaagTCAAATAAATagcttgtaattttttttttctaaacatctTGAGAGattctacttattattcataactatatattaatatgtaatttattatttttatcattttatttaaatatacatatttaaatattgtgtttaaataataaaaaacaatgaTATGTTAAtgtgtataatttttcttcttaaaaaaataaatacaaaggaTGAGCTTGGGCCTTTTTAAGGGGTTTCAGGCTTTGCAAACCGGGCTGGCGTTTGTCTTCACACCCACTCCAGTTGGGGACGGCGGACGGGTCATATAGCTTCAGTTAATCAGAAAATCTTGCGTCTCCAAACTCTCCCAGTCTCCTTCACCTACAGCACGAACTGGCTTAAAACTTGGAAGAGTGGCAGTAGCAGCAAACCGAACCAATAGGTCCAATACTACGGCGTGAGTGAAAGTTACGCGTAAGCAACAATGGCGCAGTTCTGGAAGCCTGGCACCGAAAAGCCTCGCCTGGTCGACGACGAAGAGGGTGGAGTCCTGTTCTTCTCGGCCTCtgcctcttcatcttcttcttctaggtattcttcttcttcgttaTGATTTTATTTCGATTTTCGTTTTTCTTGTCGCTGATTTAGGCGTGTTTAGATTTGGGTATGCGAGTATAGAGAAGCAGAGGCAGAGGCTTCCAGTGTACAAGTACCGTACTGCGATTCTATATTTGGTTGAGAATCACGCAACTACCATCATTGTTGGCGAGACCGGTAGCGGCAAGACCACCCAGATTCCTCAGGCACACTTCCCTTACCTCTAAACTTAAGCGAACCTATTTATTTCTTCGGAAAAATGAGAGATAGCTatagaaaatgttatttttttaaaactataccATGCTTCTATTGGTGCCGAGTGCCTGTAAACTTTATTCTTCgttattattttgtaagtattttggAGTTGGTCTTTGTATTATTTGCATCActtgcttattttttgtttgattgctGAGTAAGcggaaaaatggaaaagaaaagaaagtaaaaactatataattttcagggtttttttttttttttcctttttctaaccCGCCGTTTAATAATTACTTCCAGCCTTTTACTTTATATCTCAATTCCCTTCTTAGCAGTTTGGCAACCAAACAAAGCGTTGGCGTGTCTTTGATAGGGTGGAAATTAGGTTGTTTGAATGCGTTTAACATATAGGCACCGAAAGTGAGGTCTTGATTTCTTTGAGTACAGCATGTGTAATTATCATAtcatgaaatgatattttttggatttgatcTTTTCCAGTTCCAAGGAATACGAATAATaggtgagtttatttctattgAATGACCAAGAGATACCTACCCCATTGAATGATAATCGTTTTGGATGTGCTTTAATACTTTTCTTCTTGGGTTTGTAAGTGTTTTCAGTTTTAggtcaataaaatatcttcttactcattaaaaaaaaaagtgttttcagttttagattttgtttgggcagcattttaagatttttttaatgagttagcaCATCAATAAATCAAATGTCGACCCTTATTTGCTGAAACTGCAGTACCTCAAAGAAGCAGGTTGGGCGGAGGGTGGGCGTGTAATTGCTTGCACTCAACCAAGAAGACTGGCTGTTCAGGTGAATTTCTAGTCTGTGCTACtgctttagattttttttttgggataagtaAAAAAGAGGGGTGCAACAGGAGGACTTGTTGCTTTAAATTTTACCTCATCGTATTTACAGAGTAATTTATTTACTTGTGTCTTTTTATTGCATTCTATTTTAAGTTGCTTCTAGTGCTCTGAATGTGAACTTGCttgctacttataaaaaaaaaaaaacttgcttgCTATAACAGCTTTTGTGATGTTTTCAAACACACTTAATTGGCAGTAATTAAAGAGTATTACAAAATTGCTAATTTAAGTTTTTATGTTTCGATAgtgacttataaataaaatgttttgataGTGACTTTTTAGTACAATTATTTATTGGAGACATCATCTTGAAAGGAATCTGGTAGAGCATTGTAGTTATGCTACTGCTAAGTGTACAATAGGGAAATATCAAACTGCATTATCTGGGCAATGCTGTCCTAAGCCTTCTCCATCCAAAATGATGTGATAGGAATCTTCATAAGTCTATATTTATTGAGTGAGTTTGGGTTTTCCGGTCATTTATGGAGGAACTTAGAAGTCTTTTCTCACTATGTTTTTTCTTTGGGCAattgctatagattttaatgggcttAAGTTTCATGATTTTCTCATATCCATTTATTCTTCCTAACCttgtgttttctcttgtatatgtcttgtATACTTGGCTTATGCTTATTCTTCTATCAGTATTTTTGATCAGTAATAAGTAGTTGTATtgataaagataggcatagcccaagtacacaccGGAGGTATACATATGAGTACTATTCTTCTATCAGTATTAATAAGCTTTTTACTTGTAAAAGAAAAGTATGTTTGCCAGAGtgcccttgatttttgtttccatgaaatctcctccatcaaTGTTACTCTTTCAAGTTCAGCAACTACCTAACTCTTgagaattttcttaaatttagaGTGTTCTTGCCTCCTTCTCGCCCTCCAAACCCTGTAGCTCCTTCGAGAGAGAGCGCCTTTGTTGAACCACATTACCAAAAACTTGTTTATTCCATTGCTTCAGATCCTGTTTCAGCGCTTTCAACTTTCTTGTCATTATGAAACTTGGATAGCCTTGGAAATTGTAAGAAGTCCACCATTGTTTGACCtgtggttccctatcctcaGAGATTGTCCTCCTTTAGCTCATATTTACCCCACTAGTAATAGCCCTCAATGGCTGTGCTGTCAACGAAACTCGATAAGTCCGAGTGTTGCATTGCTGTGCGCTCTCAGcaagatagtcaaaaaatgGTAATTCTTCATCAGATTCCTTACTAAAGAATTTCCCGTTGCACATAGTTTGAACAAACTGCTTGCATTTTGGAGTGAGACCAGTGTAAAAATAGTTCACCAACCTCCAATATTCGAAACCATGATGCAGACAAATATTTaccaaatccttaaacctttcccaACTAGCCTGTAAAGTCTTGTCAGGTCTCTGATTGAACTGGCTGATTTGCTCTTGTAAAAATTGAGTcctctaaaaagaaaaaaattctgtaAGAACTCACGCTGCATATCATACTAACTTGAGATGAAATTAGGCttcaaagaattaaaccaaattttcgctttatcctttaaagagaaaagaaataaacgaagtttaataaattcatcagtaatggttctattgataaaagtagtGCAGGCTAACTCAAAGTCCGTTAGGTGCTGGTAAGGACTCTCAAAATCTATCCCGTGGAATTGGGGTATCAATGACATTATGccatgcttaatagaaaaattaggtgcaTTATCAAGTAAAACAATGCATGAAGGTGTGGTGGTGCAAGTGGACTGCAAATAATCTTTATGAGTGCGTGGTGCAGGTGCAGCCATGGACTGTTCAGTTTCAGTGTTCTCGCTTGTAGAAGAGACAGTCTATCTCTGAGCTATGTATACTACTCTCAGTGCTCAATGTAACTCTGAGCAACCTATTTGAACTTTCTCTCACCCAAGACATGAAACATTAGTCTAAATAACAGACGTAAAGTTCAAGTGACTAAAAAGTAGGTGACAAGTGAAATGTGCAATCAAAGATGAAGTTAGCGAAAaacaattgagaaaaaataaagataaaaataaaaataacgaaagaaaaaaaaagagtttaaatttaaGTCAAGCAACTTTCCCCAGAAACGACACCAAAGACTTGATtcactcaaaaatgagcagcacaaagACTGTCCCAAGTACAGGAGGGTGTcgtgtaataattaggaatcaaaattcctagatcgtctcctcgGGAAAAGttgcttaaaatcaaacttgtgtaaaatagtgaaaataaccccaaggggttggcccaagtggtgaaggccttggtcttggggtatcacttccttcaaggtccaaggttcaacacctcatgggtgcaaacaatcttttggggccacaccccctggtgaaaagcgatttaaccagtttcgtgtagggaaactttcAAGGTTGCGTTGCACAAGACTGAGGTTTACTTgtaggggtgggtccgaagggccctaccttggagaggttccccgacattaaaaaaataaatggtgaaaatattcacaaagagaaaataaaagtagttATATGTGCAATGAATGAAAGAGTACAACgggaatgaaaagggcactGGTCGTGGACAAGAttcatattttgagatttttgagtATTGCAAGGAAAAGTAAAAGACTAAGATGCAAAAGAGTAAACtaataactaaactaaactcgccgaaattaattaaccaagaAGTAACTtactaaactaatttaattaatagcaCATTAAACATTAAATCTGAAACTAATTAAACACCAAATTATAAAGCAAGCTAACTAATCTAACATTAACCAAGTAATGAGgcaaaacagaaaattaaatctaaaataccCACCTACTAACCAACAAAAATTGCCAAACTAATTGCAagactcaaaattaaaaactaaatctaacaaattaaaattaaacaatcaaaaaaccaactaaactgaacaatcttaattaacaAAATCGAAATTAATTATGCCCTAATTAACCCTTACTCAATCTAATGTCtaatggaactaagagattaataaaactaagccAAGAACTAagctagattagaaaataattgataaaagaGCTGGAAATTGAAAAGCcataaaatcaagattctaggattCATCTTTGtactcaaatcacaaaattctcaaaatcaattcaTAACAATTGTAATATCTGTTAAACGGAAGCTTGAAGGAGCACGGAAAACAACTAACATCAAAGTTAAACAAGCAGGAAATAAAATACCTAAAACCAAATGGttctaaatctaaaaaatacaccataaaattcaaaccaaaactaAAACGAATGGAGACGGTAGGCAGCGGAGGAAGGCTGGacagtggtggtttggaccgcTCGAGGAGCTCTTCAAAGCTGGTGGCGCTGCTTGTGTTTTTCCCCCCTGCGTGCTTCCGTTTTTCTCCCCAGCGTGcgtgtgttttcttttttcttcttaatgTCTTATGCTGTGCGTTTTAGAGAGGAGAGGTGCTAAGcgtttttttttgtctttaagcATCAATGCATGTCTTGGCCTATATGAAAAAGTAGaaactagaaaaaaattaaaaggaagaataaaatattaaagatgtgttgtgcatgtgaagaaatattgcccaattaaatcataagttataaaattaagcataaactaaccccaaggggttggcccaagtggtgaatactttggtcttggggtatcactccctttaaggtctaaggttcaacacctcatgggtgcaaacaatcatttgggacCACATCCCTGGTGAAAAGCcaacgatttaaccagttccgtgtaggAAAACTTCCAAGGGTGCTGTGCACGGGATCGGgatttactctgcaggggtgagTCCGAAGGGTCCTGTCTTGGAGGGGTTCCCCAActtaaaagcataaaccatgCTATGaaccaatttaaatcaaaacctaGATTTATGcctcttaaccattttttcatctaaaaccaataataatgtcgtgaaataattgaaatatattggttctagatgtataaaatatgcaataattcagctcaatcaacTTCCCATCGTAgatgtgtacggagagaaaactAACAAAAGTAATAATTTCTTCACTTAAAGAGGAGAGTAGAAAACTATTAATCTTATTAAGCTATTGCAGTTGTTGATCTTTGTGcttcagttatatatatatatatatatatatatatatatatatataaaactatgtGCTTCAGCTGGTGGGAGGTAACAAAGTAGCTTCAATGGGCAGAGTGGGCTAAAATAAGTTTTGCATCCATTTTAACGGAAGGCTTTCAAGGACAATAGTATATCATTGTTTATTATTCCAAATTGTTCTTCTTaccaaaagagaagaaaataaataaattggaaCTTGTAAGCCCAAATGCATAACATAAGAGTAATTCTTTCACTTTTCATTTTGTGCACTTGCATCATGTCCACGttatggttaaaaaaaaaatggatttatCAGTTTTACCTTTTGGAAGGGATTTGTAACATTTCCAAGTAATCATCTGGGACACAGATATGGGTTTATGAATTTCCTATGGTGATTCTAAATATCAGTTGTATtccttttttgttgttttttttcgGGATGAGAAATACTGAGCCTCCAATGGTGCTGTTGATTCTGTCTCAAATACCTATGCTCAATTTTCTTATAAGCTGTAGGCGCATCAATGATGTTATTAGtgtattatttttctaagaaataaTAGCTGTATTGCTGCATAGGCAGTTTCTGCAAGAGTAGCTGAAGAGATGGGGGTCACGCTTGGAGAGGAAGTTGGCTACACGATTCGATTTGAAGATCTTACGAATTCggtgagatttttattttcttttcaatctatcattcattcattcatttatagGATATCTTCTCTTGTCGTAAGGGCTTATTCTACGTCAGAATACTTGTGAGCATTGACATATCATATGTCTACGGAGTTCTTGTCATAGACCAGTATTTGTGTGACATCATCTATTGTTTTTTAGTTCCTTATCATGAATACGGGGGGAATTTTCCCGTTTTGGCAGCACAGGGTACCActatgataaagtttctaacaGATGGAGTGTTACTTAGGGAAATGATGGATGATCCTCTTTTGACCAAGTACAGGTATTGATTGCTTTCATTcctttgttctttctttattgCTGCTGTTGGAAacttaagaatttaaaaaccaaCTAGTTTTTTCTGTTTTAGCTGGTCTGCAGAAGCACATGCATGTAAATTGATCATTCATTAAAAGAAGCAATGTAGTctgaatttatgtttttagACCAAAAAGTAAGCtcacttatttttgtttttgtttttgttttttttttcataagagtTAGGTTATTGATTCTGCGAAACTATAATTGTTTTTCTGTCATCGTCATTGTTATTAATACTATTACCAGTAATACTAATGTTACTACCACTACTAGtagttttgtcattttttttataagtgtagTTTTGTCATTATTATGATTTCTATTACCATTGCAACTATAACATATTCCCCTTAAATTTGACTACTGTTTTAGTGTCGTAATGGTTGATGAGGCTCATGAGAGGTCTATTTCAACTGACATATTACTTGGCCTACTAAAAAAGGTACCCCAGGATGTATTATAGATGGTTTGGGAAACGAaagaaatgtattttttcacctttctcaaatttttaattcctaccttgttttatatattcttaTCACTTATATCTAGATTCAACGACGTCGACCTGACCTGCGTCTGATTATATCCTCTGCTACAATTGAAGCGAAATCAATGTCTGCTTTCTTCCAAACCAGGTTCTCTTCCAAGCCTCTGAGGGAAGTTGGATTGTgtactttctttgttttttttttatccttttggCATGTTTCTGGTCTTGGCAGACCCTGTGGAAGTTCTTTTTGAGGCACAAAAAATTTGATGTCGAACTTATAtttaataatcaaaattttttcttaaaataattttgtttcaagttattttttaaaatgaaaaattttgctCTTTGCACTGTTCCTCCTGGATGTTATGATTCTCGTGTATAGAAAagcacaaaataataattattttgaatttttttttttgataaccgTGGGTGTTCGGGCCAGCTTGCGTGTACCTCGATTAATCCCATGGGGCCCTGAAGTTAATGACCACCAAGTAAACCTCCAGTGGCCCTAAGGGAACTTGAACTGGTGATCATTGGGGAGCAAACCCAAGGCCGGACCAGCTGAGCTACCCCTCagtgttataattattttgaaaattgaaaggaTGTTcggtgtaaaaaaattttaattgtattttagtTTGCTTTTACAAAAAGTTATATAATCATGCAAATTGTCACTATCTTAAAGCATGGCTCCCTTATTGTCATTATTCATTCAATTTAAGTGATTTCACTTTATGACCTTTTAATTATTgcatagcttttttttttccatttacaAATCCGGTAAAAGTTATCTTGATTTTCCTTTGGCTGTTACCTTGAGTTTGCCTACAGCCTAATGCCATTTATCAGTAGAAAATGTCAAATATTagtttaatttcctttttattgtaaatagcAAAAGGCGTCGAGCACTGGAAGGTGAGGAGCTTGGACCAAGGATGGACCCCGCGATCCTATCAGTTGAGGTATGTTTTCTgctaattctctctctctctctctctgctccgTCCCTCCGTAAGGGGTCATTCAAAATTTATGAGGTGGTCTCATTATTTTTGTGATAgaagttatatttatgtaacaTTACGATGTAACATGGATATTACAAATCAGGGGAATCATTGTAATCTGCCTAACTTTCAGGGTAGAGGATTCCATGTACAGATTCATTTTGTCGAGGAGCCTGTCCAGGACTATGTCCAGGCTGCTGTTTCAACAGTATTGTTAATTCATGATCAGGTACTTATAACTTTTAAGGGGATCTCTTTTCCACCTGTGTGTTCTAGAGCGTCTCTTTCTAGTAAGGAAGTTTTTCTTAgttaccaaaaacaaaaaagaacattTCCAATTTAGAAGTTGGAccatctctcttttttctctttagaTTTCCTTGATTCTTTGCATTTTTTATCTTTGGATTTTCCCTTCCGATGCCTTTTACACATCTTCCTTGTTTGCTTCTAGCCTTCTTGCGTTCATTGGTGGTGACCCCCCCTTggcatatttttcttttaataaatgtcttaacttatcaaaatatatatggtgtAACCCTTGCTTCTTCAGACATTAGCTTTATCTCGCATTCATCATTGCATCTCATATGAAGTTGGATCTGCGTGGCACCTATGCTAGTGACATGCTTAGGGTGATGGTCCTATGGCAAGAACTACATGAGTAAGTTCATAACTAAATGTATAGGGGAGgaaccaagtttttttttttccgggaAAAGCATCGAATctttaattcttaaaataaattgtgcCTACTCTGTTATTTTTCATGACCAAGAATACATTGATTGACTTCTCTACCAAGTGGTCATAATTCCTCTGAGCTTTTCATTTTTGCCGCTGTAGTATGGTTGCACGAGACGTACATTGAAGTGTTATGTCGTTTTTCTTGAAAGTTTACCTTCatcattttttgctttttttttttggtgtcaGTGTGTTTCCTTACTACCCCTTTTTCATGGCAATTAACAAAGTGGATAATGCTATGTgatttaacaattttttcccTCAGATCTTGTAGACAAATAGacaatgttttgattttttagcAAACTTTCATGTAAGACtaccctttttattttcaaaattcaaagacTACTTGGTCTTGGGGTGTCACTTCCTTCAAGGttcaaggttcaacacctcatgggtgcaaacaatcatttggggccacacccccaGGTGAAAAgctagcgatttaaccagtttcgtgtagggaaactttcgAAAGTGCAGTGCACGGGAGCGAgatttactctgcaggggtgggtccgaagggccctgccatggagaggtttcccgacattaaaaaaaaaaaatttgaagactaTCTTTGGGCGGTTTTTCTTTCATTGCTTAAATATGAAGCAAGTTTTATGGTTTCATGAAcatgtattatatgttatatgtatGGCCTATAGGAACCCATGGGCGATATTCTGGTGTTTCTTACCGGTCAAGACGATATTGATGCTGCTATTCACTTGCTAAATGAAGAAGCTCAAACCAATAGAAAGCACTCTTCAGGTTTGACTGACAAAGCAATTATATCTGGACTTGTACTTTTCTACATTTATGCATCCAAAAGGAGTTGCAATTTGCTATAGTGAGTAACATGTATATGTTTATGGCTATATGCGTTCATATAGCTATGCGTGTGTTTGTGCATGTTGTGATGTATTAGGTCCTGGTCTGTGGTTGGTTTTGTATTTGAAAGTTCTGTGGCATAACTTCACAACTGATCCACTTCATTTAGATCTTATGTCAGCATGTCCCTTTTTTCCTGCCCTTTTCTTAGTTTCTGGGCATTCATATGATGATATTACCATACACAATATAATGTCTCATGGCCcaccttaatttatttgtattagcAAAGACCTGAGATCCTATATTGCTCATTTCACGGTGTTAAATTGACGAATTGGTTATCTTGCAACGCAGtgttcaacatattttatttGGTGTATTCTTACCTGTTAGGAAAAGTTTGACACGATCTTGAGAATAACTTCACTTTTCAGGATTGATTCTTTTGCCTCTGTACTCGGGACTTCCACGTGCGGAACAggttaatgatatattaatatcatatcTAGGTGCATTAAACTGATCTTTTTGCAGAGttttatttcatcaaatttGTAATTTACTGACCAACTGCTTGCTTTCCTCTTAGGAGCTGGTTTTTTCTCCAACTCCTAGAGGGAAGAGGAAAGTAGTGATATCAACAAATATAGCAGAGACATCTTTGACTTTGGAGGTAACATCTCTGGATTCGAGCAATTTTTGTTGGGTGTGAGTGGTTAAAAGGAACCAGTGTGCATTGCATCCAATCATCCTTCTCTAATACTTGCAGGGAATTGTCTATCTTGTTGATAGTGgcttctcaaaacaga
This genomic interval from Juglans regia cultivar Chandler chromosome 3, Walnut 2.0, whole genome shotgun sequence contains the following:
- the LOC109004414 gene encoding probable pre-mRNA-splicing factor ATP-dependent RNA helicase DEAH9 isoform X1, whose amino-acid sequence is MAQFWKPGTEKPRLVDDEEGGVLFFSASASSSSSSRFGYASIEKQRQRLPVYKYRTAILYLVENHATTIIVGETGSGKTTQIPQYLKEAGWAEGGRVIACTQPRRLAVQAVSARVAEEMGVTLGEEVGYTIRFEDLTNSGTTMIKFLTDGVLLREMMDDPLLTKYSVVMVDEAHERSISTDILLGLLKKIQRRRPDLRLIISSATIEAKSMSAFFQTSKRRRALEGEELGPRMDPAILSVEGRGFHVQIHFVEEPVQDYVQAAVSTVLLIHDQEPMGDILVFLTGQDDIDAAIHLLNEEAQTNRKHSSGLILLPLYSGLPRAEQELVFSPTPRGKRKVVISTNIAETSLTLEGIVYLVDSGFSKQKFYNPISDIENLVVAPISKASARQRAGRAGRVRPGKCYRLYTEEYFSKEMSAEGIPEMQRSNLVSCVIQLKALGIDNILGFDWPASPSPEAMIRALEILYSLGILDDDAKLTSPAGFQVAEIPLEPMISKMILSSNELGCSEEILTIAAVLSVQSIWVYGRGVHRELDEAKLRFAAAEGDHVTFLNVYKGFLQSGKSSQWCHKNHVNYHAMKKVVEIREQLRRIAQRLGIVVKSCERDMQVVRKAVTAGFFANACRLEAFSHSGMYKTVRGSHEVYIHPSSVLFRVNPKWVVYHSLVSTDRQYMRNVISIDPSWLIEAAPHFYQHHGQNSFGK
- the LOC109004414 gene encoding probable pre-mRNA-splicing factor ATP-dependent RNA helicase DEAH9 isoform X3 translates to MAQFWKPGTEKPRLVDDEEGGVLFFSASASSSSSSRFGYASIEKQRQRLPVYKYRTAILYLVENHATTIIVGETGSGKTTQIPQYLKEAGWAEGGRVIACTQPRRLAVQAVSARVAEEMGVTLGEEVGYTIRFEDLTNSGTTMIKFLTDGVLLREMMDDPLLTKYSVVMVDEAHERSISTDILLGLLKKIQRRRPDLRLIISSATIEAKSMSAFFQTSKRRRALEGEELGPRMDPAILSVEGRGFHVQIHFVEEPVQDYVQAAVSTVLLIHDQEPMGDILVFLTGQDDIDAAIHLLNEEAQTNRKHSSGLILLPLYSGLPRAEQELVFSPTPRGKRKVVISTNIAETSLTLEGIVYLVDSGFSKQKFYNPISDIENLVVAPISKASARQRAGRAGRVRPGKCYRLYTEEYFSKEMSAEGIPEMQRSNLVSCVIQLKALGIDNILGFDWPASPSPEAMIRALEILYSLGILDDDAKLTSPAGFQVAEIPLEPMISKMILSSNELGCSEEILTIAAVLSVQSIWVYGRGVHRELDEAKLRFAAAEGDHVTFLNVYKGFLQSGKSSQWCHKNHVNYHAMDLRDREMPFG